The Malus domestica chromosome 10, GDT2T_hap1 genome contains a region encoding:
- the LOC103412464 gene encoding pentatricopeptide repeat-containing protein At1g28690, mitochondrial produces the protein MKKWKSTNNQTVDHQKMPPQPNQNLPPPRSSVSQTIATSLSSALQHFINSDNPSHGRKIHTRILKSGFRPNVNISIKLLILHLKCGSLAYARQVFDELPAQTLSAYNYLIGGYLKRGKVEESLNLVRGLVLSGEKLDGYTFSMILRASTCAGDVALPRNLGRVVHGQMIRTDVAPDEVLYTALVDSYVKNGKVRYARTVFDMMLEKNVICSTSMISGYMNQGSVEDAEDIFRKTVEKDVVVFNAMIEGYSKSVEYARRSLDVYIDMQRLNFQPNLSTFASVIGACSVLASFEVGQQVQSHLMKTGLFLDVKMGSALIDMYSKCGRVEDARRIFDHMPQKNVFSWTSMIDGYGKNGYPDEALEFFSIMQRKHQIEPNFVTFLSALSACGHAGLVDKGLEIFESMDRDYSLKPRMEHFACMVDLLGRAGSLRQAWEFAMGMPKKPNSDVWAALLSSSTLHGDVEMANIAAKELFKLNPDGRPGAYVAFSNTLAAAGKWESVIELREKMKSSGISKDTACSWIGTDSGC, from the coding sequence ATGAAAAAATGGAAAAGTACCAACAACCAGACCGTCGATCACCAGAAAATGCCTCCCCAGCCAAATCAAAATTTACCGCCACCACGAAGCTCCGTCTCCCAAACAATCGCCACCAGTCTATCATCTGCTCTGCAACACTTCATCAATTCAGATAACCCTTCGCATGGCCGAAAGATCCATACCCGGATTCTCAAATCCGGGTTCCGACCCAATGTCAATATTTCCATCAAACTCCTTATACTCCACCTCAAATGTGGTTCATTGGCTTATGCACGCCAAGTGTTTGATGAATTGCCTGCACAGACTCTTTCCGCTTATAATTACTTGATCGGCGGATACCTCAAACGTGGGAAGGTAGAAGAATCGCTTAACTTGGTTCGGGGACTGGTTTTATCTGGTGAGAAGCTTGATGGGTATACGTTTTCGATGATCTTGAGAGCCTCTACTTGTGCTGGTGATGTTGCATTGCCGCGTAATTTAGGAAGAGTAGTGCATGGCCAGATGATAAGAACAGATGTTGCGCCTGATGAGGTACTTTATACAGCACTCGTCGACTCATACGTTAAGAATGGGAAGGTCCGTTATGCGAGGACTGTGTTTGATATGATGTTGGAAAAGAATGTTATATGTTCTACATCGATGATTTCTGGGTACATGAATCAAGGCTCTGTGGAGGATGCTGAAGATATATTCAGGAAAACTGTTGAAAAAGATGTGGTGGTATTTAACGCAATGATTGAAGGTTACAGCAAATCGGTTGAGTATGCTAGGAGATCACTTGACGTTTACATTGACATGCAACGGTTGAATTTCCAACCTAATCTCTCTACCTTTGCTAGTGTTATTGGAGCTTGCTCGGTGTTGGCATCGTTTGAAGTTGGCCAACAAGTCCAAAGTCATCTTATGAAGACTGGATTGTTTTTGGACGTAAAGATGGGAAGTGCTCTTATTGACATGTACTCAAAATGCGGAAGAGTTGAGGATGCTCGGAGAATTTTTGACCACATGCCCCAAAAAAATGTGTTTTCATGGACTTCAATGATCGATGGTTATGGGAAGAACGGATATCCTGATGAAGCACTTGAGTTCTTTAGTATAATGCAAAGGAAACACCAAATTGAACCCAATTTTGTCACATTCCTCAGTGCGCTATCAGCTTGCGGACATGCTGGGCTAGTTGACAAAGGCCTTGAGATCTTTGAAAGCATGGATAGGGACTACTCATTGAAACCAAGGATGGAGCATTTTGCTTGCATGGTTGATCTCTTGGGACGTGCAGGGAGTTTACGTCAAGCGTGGGAGTTTGCAATGGGGATGCCCAAGAAGCCCAATTCCGATGTTTGGGCTGCTCTTCTTAGTTCAAGCACATTACATGGTGATGTTGAGATGGCAAATATAGCTGCCAAGGAACTTTTTAAGTTGAATCCTGATGGTCGGCCTGGGGCATATGTTGCATTCTCGAATACTTTAGCAGCCGCTGGGAAATGGGAAAGTGTAATTGagcttagagagaaaatgaagtCAAGCGGGATATCTAAAGACACCGCCTGTAGCTGGATTGGTACTGATAGTGGTTGCTGA